One part of the Candidatus Mancarchaeum acidiphilum genome encodes these proteins:
- a CDS encoding thiamine pyrophosphate-dependent dehydrogenase E1 component subunit alpha → MEKTVFNGSVKYIQVMDENGNIDKDLYPKDLTDKDLVELYKYMNLGREMSDKLVALQRAGLMPTIVPIYGEEATQAGSAYALTKDDWIIPTFRQHLSLIIKGVSIYSIFLYFKGYEEGFQLGAVNNSGPEIAPVGAGIPHAAGVAFSLKYKKKPNVVLTYVGDGGTSEGDFYEGMNFAGVNKVPLVTIIEDNEWAISVPRSQQTAAETLAQKAFAVGMDTIQVDGNDVLAVYKATKDAIDSIKKGGRPYIIEALTYRMGMHTTADDPTKYRPESEVDPWKPKDPITRMKKYLVSKKLWNDDMEAKMKEEHNKLLDDAMDKIKEFKPDPKSIFETALSFMPDSLKEEEDEAVKNNFWQ, encoded by the coding sequence ATGGAGAAAACGGTTTTTAATGGGTCTGTTAAATACATCCAAGTTATGGATGAGAATGGAAACATCGACAAAGATCTATATCCCAAGGACCTTACGGACAAGGACCTTGTCGAATTATATAAATACATGAACCTAGGCAGGGAAATGAGCGACAAGCTTGTCGCATTGCAGAGGGCGGGCCTTATGCCAACGATAGTCCCTATTTACGGAGAAGAGGCAACCCAAGCGGGGAGTGCATACGCTCTTACAAAGGATGATTGGATAATACCAACATTCAGGCAGCACCTTTCACTTATAATAAAAGGGGTGTCAATATATTCAATATTCCTTTACTTCAAGGGATACGAGGAAGGATTCCAGCTCGGTGCGGTAAACAATTCGGGACCGGAGATAGCGCCGGTAGGTGCAGGAATACCTCATGCTGCGGGAGTCGCATTTTCATTGAAGTACAAGAAGAAGCCCAATGTCGTGCTTACCTATGTAGGTGATGGAGGAACATCCGAAGGCGATTTCTACGAGGGGATGAACTTTGCGGGCGTAAACAAAGTCCCTTTGGTAACAATAATAGAGGATAACGAATGGGCGATATCAGTCCCAAGGAGCCAGCAGACAGCTGCGGAGACACTGGCGCAGAAAGCATTCGCAGTTGGGATGGACACGATACAGGTTGACGGAAACGATGTCCTTGCGGTATACAAGGCGACGAAAGATGCGATTGACAGCATAAAGAAAGGCGGCAGGCCATACATAATAGAGGCATTGACATACAGGATGGGAATGCACACTACGGCAGACGACCCAACCAAGTACAGGCCGGAATCCGAAGTTGACCCTTGGAAGCCCAAAGATCCTATAACAAGGATGAAGAAGTACCTTGTTTCGAAGAAGCTTTGGAACGATGACATGGAAGCGAAGATGAAGGAAGAGCACAACAAGCTTCTTGACGATGCCATGGACAAGATCAAGGAATTCAAGCCGGATCCAAAGTCCATATTCGAGACCGCATTGAGCTTTATGCCTGATTCATTGAAAGAGGAGGAGGACGAAGCAGTCAAGAATAATTTCTGGCAGTGA
- a CDS encoding dihydrolipoamide acetyltransferase family protein, translating to METVKFADVGEGITEGHIQKILVKDGDQVKEDQPLMQVETDKAVVNIPSIKGGTVKVVAKENTDIKVGDILAYVGTPDELKNAPSAGAAAPQPSAPKAQEQNKTQEASAGAPAKPQAETKPASSPTQQGAPHPEILTTPFVRKLAEQLKVDLAQIKGTGPNGRIMEVDVRDAAKETSDVLKKPRHPEILAEKHGEEIEHVPLSPVRKAIAKNMEASWTIPRASHIDLIDASELNRIVSEAKDKFLKQFNIKLTFLPILIKATVAALKDNPHFNASYDPVNREILVKHYYNIGLGAETKDGLKVIVIKDADKKSIVQIARDLADLRDKLYANTITLDDMKDSSFTITNAGSLGGGFIGIPMINPPDVAILAFSMMKDMPVAVDGKVEIRKILPFTLTFDHRVVDGAEAVKFGNELKGYIEDPEFLEMGD from the coding sequence ATGGAGACAGTCAAATTTGCAGATGTAGGAGAAGGTATAACAGAAGGGCATATTCAGAAGATACTTGTAAAGGATGGGGACCAAGTAAAGGAGGACCAGCCATTAATGCAGGTTGAAACAGACAAAGCAGTTGTCAATATACCCTCGATAAAAGGGGGCACGGTAAAGGTTGTCGCAAAGGAGAACACTGACATAAAGGTAGGGGACATACTCGCATATGTCGGCACTCCTGATGAGCTTAAGAATGCGCCTAGTGCAGGAGCGGCAGCTCCTCAGCCAAGTGCACCAAAAGCACAGGAGCAAAACAAGACTCAAGAAGCAAGTGCTGGAGCACCGGCAAAGCCCCAAGCTGAGACCAAGCCCGCATCCTCCCCAACCCAACAAGGTGCACCACATCCCGAAATATTGACTACTCCATTCGTGAGGAAGCTCGCGGAGCAGCTGAAAGTCGACCTTGCACAGATAAAAGGTACCGGCCCTAACGGAAGGATAATGGAAGTCGATGTAAGGGATGCAGCGAAGGAGACATCCGACGTATTGAAGAAGCCAAGGCATCCTGAGATTCTTGCGGAGAAGCATGGAGAGGAGATCGAGCATGTGCCTTTATCCCCGGTGAGAAAGGCAATCGCCAAGAACATGGAGGCGTCATGGACCATACCAAGGGCATCGCACATAGACCTTATAGATGCGAGCGAGCTTAACAGGATCGTCTCCGAAGCGAAGGACAAGTTCCTGAAGCAGTTCAACATAAAGCTGACATTCCTGCCAATATTGATTAAGGCTACAGTAGCCGCATTGAAGGACAACCCCCACTTCAATGCAAGCTACGACCCGGTAAACAGGGAGATACTGGTGAAGCACTATTACAATATAGGGCTCGGTGCGGAGACAAAGGACGGATTGAAGGTTATCGTGATAAAGGATGCCGACAAGAAAAGCATAGTCCAGATAGCAAGGGATCTAGCGGACCTCAGGGACAAGCTTTATGCCAACACGATAACATTGGATGACATGAAGGATTCCTCGTTCACCATAACGAACGCGGGCAGCTTGGGCGGCGGATTCATAGGGATCCCTATGATAAACCCTCCCGACGTAGCAATACTCGCTTTCAGCATGATGAAGGACATGCCAGTAGCGGTTGATGGAAAGGTCGAGATAAGGAAGATACTTCCTTTCACACTGACATTCGACCACAGGGTAGTCGATGGGGCAGAGGCCGTAAAGTTCGGGAACGAGCTGAAAGGCTATATAGAGGATCCGGAGTTCCTTGAAATGGGGGATTAA
- a CDS encoding DedA family protein, translating into MPAASSKSDKIRKLPASRTSRIRIESVNSKISKYFYYIATVAIIGIVISALGITNGYFHYFNYKDYYSSEVKVFSPFYYLGYLGIFLIIAFAPPPDYLLVPFYGYLASLNYFNVYLVFIVAVLAMMFLTAIEYFGGRFAGRPLLLKVLLHVGITERDISVADDWISNHGIASIFIATFVPYFKNVTSLAAGTLKMNSLKFFITNAVGFSLRFAILVYIGYEGINVFLPSFDVEFRSILYLIAIASSLILAYAILVKALHNQDKESSAIQG; encoded by the coding sequence ATGCCGGCAGCAAGTTCAAAATCCGATAAGATACGCAAGCTGCCGGCAAGCAGAACTTCCCGCATAAGGATTGAAAGCGTAAACAGCAAGATTTCCAAATACTTCTACTATATAGCGACTGTTGCGATAATTGGCATCGTGATCTCCGCCCTTGGAATAACCAACGGATACTTTCATTATTTCAACTACAAGGATTACTACAGCAGCGAAGTGAAGGTATTCAGCCCGTTCTATTACCTCGGATATTTGGGTATATTCCTGATCATAGCATTTGCTCCTCCTCCCGATTACCTATTAGTGCCGTTCTATGGGTATTTGGCATCCCTGAACTACTTTAACGTTTATTTGGTATTCATTGTTGCGGTGCTTGCGATGATGTTCCTTACCGCAATCGAGTATTTCGGAGGCAGATTTGCAGGAAGGCCTCTCCTTCTAAAGGTGCTTTTACATGTCGGCATTACGGAAAGGGACATTTCAGTTGCTGATGACTGGATAAGCAACCACGGAATAGCCTCCATATTCATTGCCACATTCGTCCCGTACTTCAAGAATGTAACTTCGCTTGCAGCAGGGACCCTGAAGATGAATTCTCTCAAGTTCTTCATCACGAATGCCGTTGGATTCTCGCTGAGATTTGCAATACTTGTCTACATAGGGTATGAGGGCATCAACGTGTTCCTGCCCTCTTTTGACGTGGAATTCCGTTCAATACTATACTTGATAGCAATAGCAAGTTCGTTGATACTTGCATATGCAATCCTTGTGAAAGCATTGCACAACCAGGATAAGGAATCTTCAGCCATCCAAGGGTAA
- a CDS encoding glycosyltransferase family 4 protein — MTKIAFVSDVAYPWVKGGMESIQYLEMKNLSEKNDVYCFCLQFEKMKKEFDKEGIHYITVAKASVKDLYTSKGSRSIKLAMKFARALPRAIKDYNFDFIYANTFPYLHLKYVKSYCRSHNCILALDVAEVWDLKRWKGYLGTLKGTAAYRYAKNAIHGADYYVANSSVTASQLNSVGIKPNKIKILSPVLDLKIRVKKSKRDTSVVYSGRLIKEKRLDLWIDAVAKAHSLNPNIKGIIIGSGPEETHIRDLASSYDFIKMRKPYATKLWLYNELRRSMCFLNMSEREGLSITTIESAFLETPPLLPDYTPIPDEVKEISIVKSLNSIPEAIVDIASGKINYKLDKDKLKKFDITTINPLFERLIRKRKA, encoded by the coding sequence ATGACGAAAATAGCTTTTGTATCTGACGTTGCATATCCCTGGGTAAAGGGAGGCATGGAGTCGATACAATATTTAGAGATGAAAAATCTTTCCGAAAAGAATGATGTTTACTGCTTCTGCCTTCAGTTTGAAAAGATGAAAAAGGAATTTGATAAAGAAGGAATACATTATATTACTGTTGCAAAGGCCTCTGTAAAAGATCTTTATACTTCTAAGGGCAGCAGGTCCATAAAACTTGCAATGAAGTTCGCAAGGGCTTTGCCTAGAGCTATTAAAGATTACAACTTTGACTTTATATATGCAAATACTTTTCCCTATCTGCATTTGAAATATGTAAAATCTTACTGCAGATCGCACAATTGCATACTTGCACTTGATGTTGCTGAGGTATGGGATTTAAAGCGCTGGAAGGGTTATCTTGGAACTTTAAAAGGCACTGCTGCATATCGCTATGCAAAAAATGCTATTCACGGTGCTGATTATTATGTAGCAAATTCGTCTGTTACCGCAAGCCAGCTGAATTCTGTTGGGATAAAGCCTAATAAAATCAAAATACTTTCTCCGGTATTAGACCTAAAAATCCGTGTCAAGAAATCAAAAAGGGATACATCTGTGGTCTATTCAGGCAGGCTAATAAAGGAAAAGAGATTGGACCTGTGGATTGATGCTGTGGCCAAGGCACATTCGCTAAATCCAAATATAAAGGGCATTATCATAGGCTCAGGTCCTGAAGAAACCCATATCCGCGATCTTGCATCTTCTTACGATTTCATAAAAATGAGAAAGCCTTATGCAACCAAATTATGGCTTTATAATGAACTTCGCAGGTCAATGTGCTTCCTGAATATGAGCGAGCGTGAGGGCTTAAGTATAACCACGATAGAAAGCGCATTCCTTGAAACTCCACCTTTGCTGCCTGATTATACCCCAATACCAGATGAGGTAAAAGAGATATCTATTGTTAAAAGTTTAAATTCTATTCCAGAAGCAATAGTAGATATAGCTTCTGGAAAAATCAATTATAAATTAGACAAAGATAAATTGAAAAAATTCGATATAACAACGATAAATCCTTTATTTGAAAGACTTATCCGTAAAAGAAAAGCTTAA
- a CDS encoding glycosyltransferase family A protein: MEKTPNSIIKLKEQNKNNPIISIIITAYNRKQFLKYAVQSVLNQNFPKHNYEIIIVKNFITEFDKEWISKGIKIIYKKEGSVGQFLALGIIHSKGEIISFLDDDDTFERRKLKVVSEMFSKYKDLVYYHNDFKVNYEDKYNKPLKMPNINIKRFIPTSSKRYIYKFVLFGYYFNLSCVSIKRQISINNIDYIKKIITDPDDFFGYLAMSIKGKILCDNLKLTNYRIHKNNTSRSNPFGRNGHYDREYKMYHVLFKDFLLKTNQKIALKALYSRAIRNELDYRVLNSKDIKISKLMDYVKNFSIPYLIYCGKLDLFIILIILNRISKSKAQAILVEREGLTV; the protein is encoded by the coding sequence ATGGAAAAAACCCCTAATTCAATAATAAAATTAAAAGAGCAAAATAAGAATAATCCAATCATATCAATAATTATAACTGCTTATAATAGAAAGCAATTTCTTAAATATGCAGTGCAATCTGTTTTAAATCAAAATTTCCCAAAACATAATTATGAGATAATTATAGTAAAGAATTTTATTACAGAATTTGATAAAGAATGGATTAGCAAAGGAATTAAAATTATATATAAAAAAGAAGGTTCTGTAGGGCAATTTTTAGCATTGGGAATCATTCATTCAAAAGGAGAAATAATATCTTTCTTAGATGATGACGATACATTTGAAAGAAGAAAACTTAAAGTGGTAAGTGAAATGTTTTCAAAATATAAAGATTTAGTATATTATCATAATGATTTTAAGGTAAATTATGAAGATAAATATAACAAACCACTTAAAATGCCCAATATAAACATAAAGAGGTTCATACCTACTTCAAGTAAAAGGTATATTTATAAGTTTGTTCTATTCGGATATTATTTCAATTTAAGTTGTGTCAGTATAAAAAGGCAAATTTCCATAAATAATATAGATTATATTAAAAAGATTATTACTGATCCTGATGATTTTTTTGGATATCTCGCAATGTCGATTAAAGGCAAAATTCTATGCGATAATTTAAAATTAACAAATTACAGGATACACAAAAATAATACTTCAAGGTCAAATCCTTTTGGAAGGAATGGGCATTACGATAGAGAGTATAAAATGTATCATGTTTTATTTAAGGATTTCTTACTGAAAACAAATCAAAAAATTGCTTTAAAAGCTTTGTATTCACGTGCTATAAGAAATGAATTAGATTATAGAGTTCTAAATTCAAAAGATATAAAAATTAGCAAACTAATGGATTATGTTAAAAATTTCTCCATACCCTATTTAATCTATTGCGGTAAACTAGATTTATTTATAATACTGATTATATTGAATAGGATAAGCAAGTCAAAGGCTCAAGCAATCTTAGTTGAAAGAGAAGGGCTAACAGTTTAG
- a CDS encoding FAD-binding oxidoreductase, whose protein sequence is MVEEKYANFTKGLVGAIGAENVLLDDSKKEPFRHDASDYVGEMPIAVCRPGSTDDVSKVMKLCYDNDIKVVARDSGTGLTGCTVPVKDSIVLDLTRMNKVLEVNLPARYVVTEPYVVLDDLNAQLAKDGFFYPPDPASSKVASVGGSLSTNAGGMRAVSTGVTRTWVLGIEVVLANGKVLQLGSRTVKDNSGYNLTQLIVGSEGTLAIITKAILHITPIPEATFRIGCYFKTDESNGEATQNILKTNLQVISAEFLGESAMAAIKRNRANIPFPEGANAVLMVDIASQKAALDSEVERAKEVLSKSNPVFMEVTTDPAKMADSQIFKVRQDMYYVLHDESQKLHQSLIAGDVTMPTTHLIDAIREINALIDKYKLNMTIFGHIGDGNIHHSIIVDLKNPEEAKKADDVQREISMIAVKYGGSMSAEHGIGYEKKEYLKDELKYRDSLEVLDLFRGIKKAFDPKGMLNPGKIFDLQ, encoded by the coding sequence ATGGTGGAAGAAAAATATGCGAATTTTACTAAAGGCTTGGTGGGAGCCATAGGGGCCGAGAATGTCTTGCTCGACGATTCAAAGAAAGAGCCTTTCAGGCACGATGCATCGGATTATGTAGGAGAGATGCCGATAGCGGTGTGCAGGCCGGGAAGCACGGATGATGTTTCCAAGGTAATGAAGCTATGCTATGATAACGATATAAAAGTGGTTGCAAGGGATTCAGGGACGGGATTGACAGGATGCACAGTGCCTGTCAAGGACAGCATAGTCCTTGATTTAACAAGGATGAACAAGGTGCTGGAAGTCAACCTGCCGGCCAGATACGTTGTGACAGAGCCGTATGTAGTTTTGGATGACCTGAATGCGCAATTGGCAAAGGATGGATTCTTCTACCCCCCAGACCCTGCAAGCTCAAAGGTTGCAAGCGTGGGAGGGTCGCTTTCAACAAATGCGGGAGGAATGAGAGCAGTATCAACGGGTGTCACAAGGACTTGGGTGCTTGGGATTGAAGTCGTGCTCGCAAACGGAAAGGTGTTGCAGTTAGGATCGCGCACAGTAAAGGACAACAGCGGATACAACCTGACGCAGCTCATTGTTGGCAGCGAAGGCACTCTTGCGATAATCACAAAGGCGATATTGCACATAACTCCAATACCAGAGGCAACGTTCAGGATTGGATGCTATTTCAAGACTGACGAATCGAATGGGGAGGCGACGCAGAACATACTTAAGACCAACTTGCAAGTGATAAGCGCGGAGTTCCTAGGCGAATCAGCAATGGCAGCGATTAAGAGGAACAGGGCAAACATTCCTTTCCCAGAAGGGGCTAACGCGGTACTTATGGTTGATATAGCATCGCAGAAAGCTGCATTGGATTCAGAGGTAGAGAGGGCCAAGGAGGTGCTGTCAAAGTCCAATCCCGTATTCATGGAGGTGACAACGGATCCAGCCAAGATGGCGGACAGCCAGATATTCAAGGTAAGGCAGGACATGTATTACGTGCTGCACGACGAGTCGCAAAAGCTGCACCAGTCATTGATAGCAGGGGATGTGACAATGCCAACAACACACCTGATAGATGCAATAAGGGAAATCAACGCCCTTATAGACAAGTACAAGCTGAACATGACGATATTCGGGCACATCGGGGATGGCAACATACACCACAGCATAATAGTGGACCTGAAGAACCCAGAGGAGGCAAAGAAAGCCGATGACGTGCAGAGAGAAATATCGATGATTGCGGTAAAGTACGGAGGAAGCATGTCGGCCGAGCACGGAATAGGATACGAGAAGAAGGAGTATCTCAAGGATGAGCTCAAGTACAGGGACAGCCTTGAAGTCCTTGACCTGTTCAGAGGGATAAAGAAAGCATTCGATCCCAAGGGCATGCTTAACCCTGGAAAGATATTCGATCTTCAGTGA
- a CDS encoding glycosyltransferase, whose protein sequence is MKTLYVYGTVYNNRDIIEKSISSLYPLTKQFKLYFSIIDNFSSDGTYQWLISNSNKYKNMTFNIKQVKCNRGKGRSLALNQILKVANPNSFTFYIDFDTIYLPRYLDYIIDFVSHKYRNKIGIGHLSLVKYNYKVGWKSLNYGEDVERTAHFRLDGYKIDMIRHEDYSFAINQDRGNSAKEREAHYDKGLRYYIRIFFNAVDMERGWAFPNFHEFYNVSKIKSKSRYIIFMLAYLVANIEGIYRYSKKENNWDFFRRQ, encoded by the coding sequence ATGAAAACATTATATGTATATGGAACAGTTTATAATAACAGAGATATAATAGAAAAAAGTATAAGTTCATTATATCCCCTTACTAAACAGTTTAAGCTTTATTTTTCTATAATTGACAATTTTTCATCGGATGGAACTTATCAATGGCTAATATCAAATTCCAATAAATACAAAAATATGACTTTTAATATAAAGCAGGTCAAATGTAACAGAGGTAAGGGTAGATCATTGGCTTTAAATCAAATATTAAAAGTAGCTAATCCTAATTCTTTTACATTTTATATAGATTTCGATACAATATATTTGCCAAGATACCTTGATTACATAATTGATTTTGTTAGCCACAAGTACAGAAATAAAATAGGAATTGGCCATTTAAGCTTAGTAAAGTATAATTATAAGGTTGGATGGAAAAGCCTTAATTATGGTGAAGATGTCGAAAGGACAGCACATTTTAGATTAGATGGGTATAAAATAGATATGATACGGCATGAGGATTATTCGTTTGCTATTAACCAAGATAGAGGTAATTCAGCCAAAGAAAGGGAAGCTCACTATGATAAAGGATTAAGGTATTATATTAGAATATTTTTTAATGCTGTTGATATGGAAAGAGGATGGGCATTTCCGAATTTTCATGAGTTTTATAATGTATCTAAAATTAAATCTAAATCTAGGTATATAATTTTCATGCTTGCTTATTTGGTAGCCAATATTGAAGGAATTTATAGGTACTCAAAGAAAGAGAATAATTGGGATTTTTTTAGAAGACAATAA
- a CDS encoding glycosyltransferase, with product MNKKKLNVVQLHSVIFKGDAVSNIMLAIDKINKENNWSSSLIADLFSEYKGIPVWASADYNKSSYISGIPYLISRFIRLDNKTKWLKEYLNAKKEYKPNVARNLIEKADIRIWHYGAFYTLFRYFHERDILFYHGITYPYLGYNSEFNIYSKTMLQSILDMNPFVIVQSQFIKQSIADLGFKSNNIYILPLFHKYKLPYQERYTKPIHLISWGRYALNKGIPELVRACNQYKIPIRIFGDNYQTREFKDEYREALRFNVNNYATLSSKIDDFENELNPATIYISNSHHEGFGMPLIEAEAHSLPVLVRKGTAMDELVKDGYNGYLFKDINEIPELINKIKKNYKQISYNAWKHSQGFSYENFKKQYLKIINKYLEYKKTNIK from the coding sequence ATGAATAAGAAAAAACTAAATGTTGTACAGTTGCACTCTGTAATATTTAAGGGTGATGCGGTAAGTAATATAATGCTCGCAATAGATAAAATTAATAAAGAAAACAACTGGAGCAGTTCCTTAATAGCAGATTTATTTAGTGAATATAAAGGGATCCCTGTTTGGGCATCTGCAGATTATAATAAATCATCTTATATATCCGGAATACCATACCTTATCAGTAGATTTATACGATTAGACAATAAAACTAAGTGGTTAAAAGAATACTTAAACGCTAAAAAAGAATATAAGCCAAACGTAGCTAGAAATTTAATAGAAAAGGCAGATATAAGAATATGGCATTATGGCGCTTTTTACACATTATTTAGGTATTTCCATGAAAGAGATATACTATTTTATCATGGTATAACCTATCCATATTTAGGATATAATTCAGAATTTAATATATACTCCAAAACAATGCTTCAATCTATATTAGATATGAATCCTTTTGTTATAGTACAAAGTCAGTTTATAAAGCAGAGCATTGCTGATTTGGGCTTTAAGTCAAATAATATCTATATTTTGCCATTATTCCATAAATATAAGTTACCTTACCAAGAAAGGTATACAAAGCCGATCCATTTAATAAGTTGGGGAAGGTATGCTTTAAACAAAGGGATCCCAGAGTTGGTGAGAGCTTGCAACCAATACAAAATCCCAATAAGAATATTTGGAGATAATTATCAAACAAGAGAATTCAAAGACGAATATAGAGAAGCCCTTAGATTTAACGTAAATAATTATGCGACCTTATCAAGTAAAATTGATGACTTTGAGAATGAGCTAAATCCAGCTACTATATACATAAGCAATTCCCATCATGAGGGTTTTGGGATGCCCCTTATTGAGGCAGAAGCTCACAGCCTCCCTGTCTTAGTAAGAAAAGGAACTGCAATGGATGAATTAGTAAAAGATGGATATAATGGATATTTGTTTAAGGATATAAATGAGATTCCAGAGTTAATAAACAAAATAAAGAAAAATTATAAGCAGATAAGCTACAATGCATGGAAGCATAGCCAAGGATTTAGCTATGAAAATTTCAAAAAACAATATTTGAAAATAATAAATAAATACTTGGAATATAAAAAGACTAATATAAAATAG
- a CDS encoding alpha-ketoacid dehydrogenase subunit beta produces the protein MMANMISALNNALDLCLAENEDIVIMGEDVAKDGGVFRVTDGLLDKYGPTRVMNTPLAENSIIGTAVGMALGGMHPFPEIQFGGFSYQAFSQIMHHAARFRTRTRSKMPIPMVIRFPASGGVGGPEIHSESPEALFSHIGSLVVIEASTPYDAKGLLISASHLNDPVVFIEPTKLYRMFKQEVPEDSYEVPIGKANVVNHGDDITIITYGTMSPVVQNAVKDKKVSADVIDLRTINPLDEKTILDSVKRTGRALIVHEDQKSFSVGAEVSAVIAEKAMFELKAPILRVAGFHTPIPFAGYENYWIPNEKRVSQAIDSLLSA, from the coding sequence ATGATGGCGAATATGATTTCTGCGTTGAATAATGCATTGGATCTTTGCCTCGCCGAAAACGAGGATATAGTAATAATGGGAGAGGATGTAGCAAAGGACGGAGGGGTATTCAGGGTGACCGATGGGCTGCTAGACAAATACGGGCCCACAAGGGTAATGAACACGCCTTTGGCTGAAAATTCCATAATAGGCACTGCAGTTGGTATGGCATTGGGAGGGATGCACCCGTTCCCCGAAATACAGTTCGGTGGATTTTCATACCAGGCGTTCTCTCAGATAATGCATCATGCGGCGAGGTTCAGGACAAGGACAAGGTCAAAGATGCCCATACCTATGGTTATAAGGTTCCCCGCAAGCGGTGGGGTTGGAGGACCCGAGATACATTCTGAAAGCCCGGAAGCGTTGTTCTCACATATAGGATCATTGGTTGTTATAGAGGCATCGACACCATATGACGCAAAAGGGCTTCTTATATCGGCTTCCCACTTAAACGATCCTGTTGTATTCATAGAGCCTACGAAGCTTTACAGGATGTTCAAGCAGGAGGTGCCGGAAGACAGTTACGAGGTCCCAATAGGAAAGGCAAACGTTGTCAACCACGGAGACGACATTACTATAATAACCTATGGTACAATGTCACCAGTAGTCCAGAATGCGGTGAAAGACAAGAAGGTTTCCGCTGATGTGATAGACCTTAGGACGATAAACCCGTTGGATGAGAAGACAATACTGGACAGCGTCAAGAGGACAGGCAGAGCGCTTATAGTGCATGAGGACCAGAAATCATTCAGTGTAGGTGCGGAGGTGTCAGCTGTGATAGCAGAGAAGGCGATGTTTGAACTCAAAGCGCCTATACTACGTGTCGCAGGATTCCACACGCCTATACCGTTTGCGGGATACGAGAATTACTGGATTCCAAATGAGAAGAGGGTTTCACAAGCGATTGATAGTTTGCTTTCAGCATAA
- a CDS encoding HAD family hydrolase — protein MRGLAEKYDTFIFDWDGTIITTTELRKLDSKLDFRLLFKRRESMKHLGNVKNEVKNSGSLLYKIYFRDSRKMRKVERDIKNKVYALAINIVLSFTRPRLHNGVREMLQEMNDKGKTVAVFTNGNVDRIMKEAEMLKIGDYFTAMLSAQSVNRLKPNPLGLEVLIKGISADKKRTLYIGDMVDDIVTAKRAGVASCAIADGLDRKEDLKESDPTYIFRSMEEFKKHI, from the coding sequence ATGAGAGGGCTTGCAGAAAAATATGACACATTCATATTTGATTGGGACGGGACAATAATAACAACTACAGAGCTGCGCAAGCTCGATTCAAAGCTGGATTTCAGGCTGCTGTTCAAGCGCAGGGAGAGCATGAAGCACCTGGGAAATGTCAAGAACGAGGTAAAGAACTCCGGAAGCCTGCTTTACAAGATATACTTCAGGGATTCAAGGAAAATGAGGAAAGTTGAGAGGGACATAAAGAACAAGGTCTATGCGCTTGCAATCAACATTGTACTCTCTTTTACAAGGCCAAGGCTGCACAACGGAGTCAGGGAAATGCTGCAGGAGATGAACGATAAAGGGAAAACGGTAGCAGTGTTCACCAATGGGAATGTGGATAGGATAATGAAGGAGGCGGAGATGCTTAAGATAGGCGATTACTTCACCGCAATGCTGAGCGCCCAGTCGGTCAACAGGCTGAAGCCCAACCCACTTGGATTGGAGGTCCTTATAAAAGGTATAAGTGCCGACAAGAAAAGAACCCTTTACATAGGAGACATGGTGGATGACATAGTAACCGCGAAGAGGGCTGGAGTCGCAAGCTGTGCAATAGCAGATGGACTTGACAGGAAGGAGGACCTTAAGGAATCCGATCCGACCTACATATTCAGAAGCATGGAGGAGTTCAAGAAGCATATCTGA